One genomic window of Mucilaginibacter sp. SJ includes the following:
- a CDS encoding DUF2291 domain-containing protein, producing the protein MNKTLKCILWMVVLVFIGYKSIYFKKLHSMKAVNTGNFNAAAYASNYLNITLPGLMGKAIPVDRLLADLQSAPQKTFDTYSNALDIGTIRFFWVKGRGRVVSVNEENVTLQTDSMHAIINIATEYVFGNAVRDATGLIHINDFGSTADLNNISAEINKLIRRQVLPPFKAKAKKGDEIEFSGAVELNSAHLDVAGSEFIPVSLKIMR; encoded by the coding sequence ATGAACAAAACACTGAAGTGCATTTTATGGATGGTGGTGCTGGTCTTTATCGGCTACAAATCCATCTACTTTAAGAAACTTCATAGCATGAAGGCGGTTAATACCGGCAATTTTAACGCCGCAGCATATGCATCAAATTATTTAAATATAACACTGCCGGGCTTAATGGGCAAGGCTATACCGGTTGACCGTTTGTTGGCCGACCTGCAATCGGCCCCTCAAAAAACGTTTGATACTTATTCGAATGCCCTGGATATTGGCACCATCCGCTTCTTTTGGGTTAAAGGCAGAGGAAGGGTCGTTAGTGTAAATGAGGAAAACGTAACATTGCAAACGGATAGCATGCATGCAATTATTAATATAGCCACCGAATACGTATTTGGCAACGCTGTGCGTGATGCAACAGGGTTGATACATATTAATGATTTTGGCAGCACCGCCGATCTTAATAATATATCCGCAGAGATAAATAAACTTATCCGGCGGCAGGTTTTACCGCCCTTTAAAGCTAAGGCAAAAAAGGGGGATGAAATAGAATTTTCAGGCGCAGTTGAATTGAACAGCGCACACCTTGACGTTGCAGGCTCGGAATTTATACCCGTATCATTAAAAATTATGCGCTGA
- a CDS encoding sugar ABC transporter ATP-binding protein, translating into MLVAENITKKFSGVTALNNVCMELHPGKVNAILGENGAGKSTLMKILSGVYPDYEGRVILKGKQVNFTNPREAQQAGIAIIHQELNLVPHLSITENIFLGQEIVNSWGFLDRGAMRVKTAELLKQLKLDVDPDTFIAGLKVGQQQVVEIAKALLTDCDVIIMDEPTSAISEGEVAVLFEIIASLKAENKAVVYISHKLDELFKIADRYIVLRDGCTIESGDMQGMTHDALIKKMVGRELNILKKAGTRADDTPLLSVQNISLKHSESARRLLVNNVSFSLRRGEVLGIFGLMGAGRTELLETIYGLHHQTSPGTIQIKNQTVKFTSPAAAMKAGIALVPEDRKRDGLVLGLNVKTNINLTSFHKLQKFGWLNEEKEAALAQKYIDLLKIKTPSANQAVKNLSGGNQQKIVLAKCLATSPKILMLDEPTRGIDIHAKNEIYKLILELAAGSLGIIVVSSELPELLALSDRILVMSEGRITAEFSAANATEDNILKAAIPKTN; encoded by the coding sequence ATGCTTGTCGCAGAAAATATCACCAAAAAGTTTTCGGGTGTCACCGCACTCAACAATGTTTGCATGGAGTTGCATCCCGGCAAGGTAAACGCAATTTTAGGTGAGAACGGCGCCGGGAAATCCACCCTAATGAAGATCCTTTCGGGGGTTTACCCGGATTACGAAGGCAGGGTAATATTGAAGGGTAAACAAGTAAACTTTACAAACCCGCGTGAGGCACAGCAGGCCGGGATTGCGATCATTCACCAGGAACTTAACCTGGTTCCGCATTTAAGCATCACAGAAAATATCTTTTTAGGACAGGAGATAGTCAATAGCTGGGGCTTTCTCGATCGTGGTGCCATGCGTGTTAAAACTGCTGAATTATTAAAGCAGCTGAAACTCGATGTTGACCCTGATACATTTATCGCCGGGCTTAAGGTTGGCCAGCAGCAGGTTGTTGAAATTGCAAAGGCCTTGCTTACCGATTGCGATGTAATCATCATGGACGAACCTACATCGGCTATCAGCGAAGGTGAGGTGGCTGTTTTATTTGAGATCATTGCGTCGCTTAAAGCAGAGAACAAAGCCGTTGTTTACATTTCACACAAATTAGATGAGCTTTTTAAAATAGCCGACAGGTATATTGTGCTCCGCGATGGCTGTACCATTGAATCAGGCGATATGCAGGGTATGACGCATGATGCCCTGATCAAAAAAATGGTAGGCCGCGAATTAAATATACTTAAAAAGGCGGGCACCCGTGCTGATGACACACCATTATTATCGGTACAAAACATTAGCCTGAAGCATAGCGAAAGTGCCAGGCGCTTATTAGTGAACAACGTTTCGTTTTCATTGAGGCGCGGCGAGGTGCTGGGCATTTTTGGGCTGATGGGCGCCGGAAGAACCGAGTTGCTTGAAACTATATATGGCTTACATCATCAAACTTCGCCGGGTACCATACAAATTAAAAACCAGACTGTAAAATTCACATCGCCTGCGGCAGCGATGAAAGCAGGTATAGCCCTGGTGCCCGAAGACCGCAAACGCGATGGGTTGGTATTGGGCCTCAACGTAAAAACTAATATCAATTTAACATCATTTCATAAACTGCAAAAATTTGGCTGGCTCAACGAGGAAAAAGAAGCTGCGCTTGCTCAGAAATATATCGACTTGTTAAAAATCAAGACCCCCTCGGCAAACCAGGCGGTAAAAAATCTGAGCGGAGGTAATCAACAAAAAATTGTGCTTGCAAAATGCCTGGCAACATCGCCCAAAATATTAATGCTGGATGAGCCAACGCGCGGCATTGATATCCATGCAAAAAATGAGATTTATAAGCTGATACTTGAACTGGCCGCCGGGTCACTTGGAATAATTGTAGTATCATCGGAATTACCGGAGCTCCTGGCTTTATCCGATCGTATACTCGTTATGTCGGAAGGAAGAATCACAGCCGAATTTTCTGCAGCCAACGCAACCGAAGATAATATATTAAAGGCCGCCATCCCTAAAACCAATTAA